The Syntrophales bacterium genome has a window encoding:
- a CDS encoding DNA polymerase III subunit alpha: MKHADFVHLHVHTQYSLLDGMIRIKDLFQRAREYQMPACAITDHGNIFGAIDFYQQAYKAGVKPIIGCELYVAPGSRFDRNVPQGNETSRHLVVLVKNQQGYKNLIRLTTASYLEGFYYKPRVDKELLKKHSEGLIALSACLHGEIPDLILKGEHEKAVTCAEYYREIFGDDCFFLEVMENGIPEQRKVNEGLIEISRRTGIPLVATNDCHYLNIEDAVAHDILLCIQTGKTVEDEDRLRFKTDQFYFRSPDEMKRLFSYCPEALENTVYIAERCNLSLEFGRYQLPKFKSEEGLTLDEQLVKLAREGLERLFNEKSEFKEKPDLRKKYERRLHEELEMIKDMGFSGYFLIVADFVNYAKKRGIPVGPGRGSAAGSLVAYALGITNIDPIRYGLFFERFLNPDRISMPDIDTDFCQEGRDEVINYVTQKYGSDHVAQIITFGKMQARAVIRDVGRAMNIPYSEVDGIAKLIPNRIDITLDEAIEAEPRLREEMVKSEKIAKLIKYSKALEGLHRHASKHAAGVVISDVPLVEKVPLFRSSKNEIITQYAMNDLQAVGLTKFDFLGLKTLTVINKALEFIKNNKGIVLNLDKIPLNDKKTFELLQNGSTDGIFQLESAGMKEILVNMKPDCIEDLIALIALYRPGPMKMVPDFIARKSGKMPITYEVPQLEDILKETYGVIVYQEQVMQIAVTIGNYTMAEADTLRKVMSKKKPEEMEKEKPRFLAGAKRNRIPESKALKIWEQMETFAEYGFNKSHSTAYAMISYQTAYLKAHYPVEFMAALLSSEKDNRNKMIKHINECKEMGINVLPPDINESDIDFTISGDSIRFGLAAVKNVGSSAVEAIISARERDGKFESFLDFCSRVDFRRVNKRVMESLIKCGAFDSLGYTRRSLLASYERIMHMNHNKPREGLQVSFFDDLNEQPESASVNPLYEIENLPEWDYRELLSFEKETLGFYITGHPLLRFKEWLPLIKNADTSQLQTMEDKQEVCLVGIIANVREITTRKMEVMAYVSFEDLQGTVELIFFPEVYRKSRHLFNLDEPLFVRGTLDVSEEATHVVVDEAMPLISALRNIGVGAVHFYINAPDVNTAILKKIKDLSEKEGGVYLGYLHLLNGETEIVIFLGNSLYFDVSHVKNCLSEGEISNLVVRFDETHIH; this comes from the coding sequence ATGAAACACGCAGACTTCGTACATCTTCATGTTCATACACAGTACAGTCTTCTGGACGGGATGATCAGAATTAAAGATCTCTTCCAAAGGGCCAGAGAATATCAAATGCCTGCTTGTGCAATCACAGATCATGGCAATATTTTTGGTGCCATTGATTTTTATCAGCAGGCTTACAAAGCTGGTGTGAAGCCTATCATTGGGTGCGAGCTCTATGTAGCCCCGGGAAGCAGGTTTGACAGGAACGTACCCCAGGGGAACGAAACATCGAGACACCTCGTGGTTCTGGTTAAAAATCAACAGGGATATAAAAATCTCATCCGCCTTACAACAGCCTCATATTTAGAAGGTTTCTACTATAAACCCCGTGTGGACAAAGAGCTTCTAAAGAAACACAGTGAAGGTCTCATCGCTTTAAGCGCGTGCTTGCACGGAGAAATACCTGATTTAATCCTTAAAGGTGAACATGAAAAAGCTGTTACATGTGCCGAATATTACAGAGAAATTTTCGGAGATGATTGCTTTTTCCTTGAAGTGATGGAGAATGGTATCCCAGAACAGAGGAAGGTTAATGAGGGGTTGATTGAAATCAGTCGTAGAACGGGGATACCCCTTGTGGCGACTAATGATTGTCATTATTTGAACATAGAGGATGCTGTCGCACATGATATCCTTTTATGCATTCAAACGGGGAAGACAGTGGAGGACGAAGATCGTTTGAGGTTCAAAACCGATCAATTCTATTTTCGTTCTCCCGACGAAATGAAGCGTCTTTTCTCGTACTGTCCAGAGGCTCTGGAAAACACTGTCTACATTGCAGAGAGATGTAATCTCAGTTTAGAGTTTGGTAGGTACCAGTTACCAAAGTTTAAATCAGAAGAGGGGTTAACATTAGATGAGCAATTAGTGAAACTTGCCCGTGAAGGACTGGAAAGATTGTTTAATGAGAAATCCGAGTTTAAAGAGAAGCCTGACTTGCGCAAAAAATACGAAAGACGCTTACATGAAGAACTTGAGATGATAAAAGATATGGGGTTTTCAGGGTATTTTCTAATAGTGGCTGACTTTGTAAATTACGCGAAGAAAAGAGGAATCCCTGTAGGCCCGGGGAGGGGTTCAGCGGCGGGAAGTCTGGTAGCGTATGCTTTAGGTATAACCAATATTGATCCCATCAGGTACGGGTTGTTTTTTGAAAGATTTCTAAATCCTGATCGCATCAGCATGCCTGATATTGACACCGATTTCTGTCAGGAGGGCAGGGATGAGGTCATTAATTATGTTACGCAAAAATACGGCAGTGATCATGTTGCGCAGATAATAACATTTGGAAAGATGCAGGCGAGAGCTGTGATTAGAGATGTGGGCAGGGCGATGAACATCCCCTATAGTGAAGTCGATGGGATAGCGAAACTGATCCCCAACAGGATTGATATAACCCTTGACGAAGCCATTGAGGCGGAACCTCGTCTACGTGAAGAAATGGTTAAGAGTGAAAAAATAGCAAAACTCATAAAGTATTCCAAGGCTCTCGAAGGATTGCACAGACATGCATCTAAACATGCAGCTGGGGTGGTAATATCGGATGTACCACTCGTGGAAAAAGTTCCCCTTTTTAGAAGTTCTAAGAATGAAATTATAACGCAGTACGCAATGAACGATCTGCAGGCAGTAGGACTTACGAAATTTGACTTTCTTGGTTTGAAAACATTGACAGTTATTAACAAAGCACTGGAATTCATAAAGAATAATAAGGGGATAGTTCTTAATCTCGATAAGATCCCTCTGAATGATAAAAAAACTTTCGAACTTCTCCAGAATGGGAGTACGGATGGCATATTTCAACTGGAAAGTGCAGGAATGAAAGAGATTCTTGTGAATATGAAACCGGATTGCATAGAGGATCTTATAGCTCTCATTGCCCTCTACAGACCGGGACCGATGAAAATGGTACCGGATTTCATTGCTAGAAAATCTGGGAAGATGCCCATAACCTATGAGGTTCCCCAACTTGAGGACATTTTAAAGGAGACGTATGGCGTAATTGTTTATCAAGAGCAGGTTATGCAGATAGCTGTTACCATAGGTAACTATACTATGGCTGAAGCTGACACTTTGCGAAAGGTAATGAGCAAGAAAAAGCCGGAGGAGATGGAAAAAGAGAAGCCTCGTTTCCTGGCTGGAGCGAAGAGGAACCGGATACCTGAGAGCAAGGCTTTAAAAATATGGGAACAAATGGAAACGTTTGCTGAGTATGGATTTAACAAATCGCATAGCACAGCTTATGCCATGATATCTTATCAAACCGCCTATTTAAAAGCTCACTATCCAGTTGAATTTATGGCAGCTCTTTTGTCAAGTGAGAAGGACAATAGGAATAAAATGATAAAGCACATAAACGAGTGTAAAGAAATGGGAATAAATGTACTTCCTCCTGATATAAACGAGTCGGACATCGATTTTACCATTTCTGGTGACAGTATCCGTTTTGGATTGGCAGCGGTAAAAAACGTGGGTAGTAGCGCTGTGGAGGCTATTATATCTGCAAGGGAGCGTGACGGAAAGTTCGAATCTTTCCTTGATTTTTGTTCCCGCGTGGATTTTCGTCGGGTAAATAAAAGAGTAATGGAAAGTTTGATTAAATGCGGGGCATTTGATTCTCTCGGGTATACTCGTCGCTCACTGCTGGCGTCGTATGAGAGAATCATGCACATGAACCATAACAAGCCGCGGGAAGGTCTACAGGTGAGCTTCTTTGACGATCTAAATGAGCAGCCTGAAAGTGCTTCGGTTAATCCATTGTATGAAATTGAAAATCTTCCTGAATGGGACTACAGAGAGCTTTTATCTTTCGAGAAGGAAACTTTGGGTTTTTACATTACTGGCCATCCGTTGCTTCGTTTTAAAGAATGGTTGCCTTTGATTAAGAACGCCGATACCTCTCAGCTTCAAACTATGGAGGATAAACAGGAAGTTTGTCTGGTGGGTATTATTGCGAATGTAAGGGAGATAACAACAAGGAAAATGGAGGTTATGGCTTATGTGAGCTTTGAGGATCTCCAGGGGACAGTTGAGCTTATATTTTTTCCGGAGGTATATAGAAAATCCCGACATCTTTTCAATCTCGATGAACCTTTATTTGTTAGAGGAACCCTTGATGTATCGGAAGAAGCAACCCATGTGGTGGTGGATGAAGCAATGCCATTAATTTCAGCTTTAAGGAATATAGGCGTTGGAGCTGTACACTTTTACATTAACGCTCCAGATGTAAACACTGCTATACTGAAAAAAATTAAGGATCTTTCCGAAAAAGAAGGGGGGGTTTATCTCGGATATCTCCATCTTCTGAATGGCGAAACGGAGATTGTCATTTTTCTGGGTAATAGTTTGTATTTTGACGTTTCTCATGTGAAGAACTGTTTATCTGAAGGAGAGATTTCAAACCTTGTTGTGAGATTTGATGAAACGCACATCCACTGA